The Listeria sp. PSOL-1 genome includes a region encoding these proteins:
- a CDS encoding MFS transporter → MLDEQEKKLGKWITALASLLAFMGIGIVDPLLPSIAANIGATHSQVEMLFTAYIFTMAIMMIPIGIVAGRLGDKRLIVMGLFIVTIFALLCGFSDSITALSIFRAGWGFGNAMFLATAMTMLIGLSITPSHAIGLYEAAMGLGMAFGPLLGGILGNISWRYPFYATATLIFIAFLLILFKVKEPDRRVVKKTKQNVPIKQMLHLFTHKPFLQIALSGMFYYYCFFTILAYSPLILGLSAIQIGFVFFAWGLCLALGSAKISHLLEQYLNPKLILKFSLCICALILLFLGVIDIRWVDICLIILSGLVLGVNNALFTTTVMEHSPHERSITSGAYNFVRWLGAAFAPLMSGLISEMFGANIPFIVAAVLCIAAIALLFLKIKPIEEKVKDKIHSIHQAS, encoded by the coding sequence ATGTTAGATGAACAAGAAAAAAAATTAGGGAAATGGATTACAGCACTTGCATCTTTGCTAGCGTTTATGGGGATAGGCATTGTAGACCCATTATTACCATCGATTGCAGCAAATATTGGCGCTACACATTCACAAGTGGAAATGCTATTTACAGCTTATATTTTCACAATGGCAATTATGATGATTCCAATTGGTATTGTCGCTGGAAGATTAGGAGATAAGCGCTTAATTGTCATGGGTTTATTTATTGTAACGATTTTTGCCTTACTATGTGGTTTTTCAGATAGTATAACAGCGCTTTCTATTTTTCGAGCTGGTTGGGGATTTGGGAATGCAATGTTTTTAGCCACTGCAATGACTATGCTAATTGGACTTTCTATCACACCAAGCCATGCGATTGGTCTCTATGAAGCAGCAATGGGGCTCGGAATGGCATTTGGCCCATTACTTGGTGGTATACTTGGAAATATTTCATGGCGTTATCCATTTTACGCTACAGCAACATTAATTTTTATCGCCTTTTTATTAATTTTATTCAAAGTAAAAGAACCTGACAGAAGAGTTGTTAAGAAGACGAAACAAAACGTTCCTATTAAACAAATGCTACACTTATTTACACATAAACCTTTTCTCCAAATTGCATTAAGTGGTATGTTTTATTATTATTGTTTTTTTACCATTTTAGCTTATTCGCCACTTATTTTAGGGTTATCAGCTATCCAAATTGGATTTGTATTTTTTGCATGGGGATTATGCTTAGCTTTAGGCTCTGCAAAAATTTCACATCTACTTGAACAGTATTTAAATCCTAAACTAATTCTTAAGTTTTCTTTATGTATATGCGCCTTAATCTTGCTGTTCCTTGGAGTGATTGATATACGCTGGGTCGATATATGCTTAATTATTTTGTCTGGTCTTGTATTAGGTGTTAACAATGCGTTATTTACAACAACCGTCATGGAACATTCACCACATGAGCGTAGTATCACAAGTGGTGCGTATAATTTTGTTCGTTGGTTAGGCGCTGCATTTGCACCGTTAATGTCAGGGCTTATTAGCGAAATGTTTGGTGCTAACATACCATTTATTGTCGCTGCCGTATTATGTATAGCAGCAATAGCACTTTTATTTTTAAAAATTAAACCGATTGAAGAAAAAGTGAAAGATAAAATCCATTCCATACACCAGGCTTCATAA
- a CDS encoding PadR family transcriptional regulator, whose amino-acid sequence MPNILGFTLLEMIAREASSGYELAHQLKIMQNTHHSQIYPSLSDLEEKGFLIVHVQKQEGKPNKKVYSITELGLNALKEWANSTLKPPVIRDEFIIKLQLDWLEPEQTNELLHERKKYLENQKSLITETLFKFKKTLGLTTEAECNQNMPYQIYARRLDLVTAEIEWCDRLLQRK is encoded by the coding sequence ATGCCAAATATTTTAGGGTTTACTCTACTGGAAATGATTGCACGTGAAGCATCTAGTGGCTATGAGCTTGCCCATCAACTTAAAATCATGCAAAATACGCATCATAGTCAAATTTATCCTTCTCTTTCGGATCTTGAGGAAAAAGGCTTTCTCATTGTTCATGTGCAAAAGCAAGAAGGAAAACCAAATAAAAAAGTTTATTCCATTACGGAGCTAGGCTTGAATGCGCTTAAAGAATGGGCTAATAGTACTTTAAAGCCCCCTGTTATTCGTGATGAATTTATTATTAAACTACAATTAGATTGGTTGGAACCTGAACAGACCAATGAACTACTACATGAGCGAAAAAAATATTTAGAAAATCAAAAAAGTTTGATCACAGAAACGCTTTTTAAATTTAAAAAAACACTGGGTTTAACTACGGAAGCTGAATGCAATCAAAATATGCCATATCAGATTTATGCCCGGCGGTTAGATTTAGTTACAGCTGAGATAGAATGGTGTGATCGCTTATTGCAACGTAAATAA
- the pflA gene encoding pyruvate formate-lyase-activating protein: MTTIFGGIHSVETMGTVDGPGIRYIIFMQGCLLRCQFCHNPDTWKIGTGTKRTAEDVFKEAIRYREFWDNSGGGITVSGGEPLLQIDFLIELFTLCKKAGVHTTIDSCGGCFTRDPIFISKLDKLLALTDLILLDIKQIDPEKHLKLTTKSNAPVLDFAHYLRDKNQPIWVRHVLIPAKTDDPTDLQKLHDFISKLPNVKKVEVLPYHTMGVYKWEQLGIRYPLEGTPTPNKEMIKLANKILETDKYAKVQVNKK; encoded by the coding sequence ATGACAACGATTTTTGGTGGAATCCACTCAGTAGAAACAATGGGAACTGTGGATGGCCCAGGAATTAGATATATTATATTTATGCAAGGGTGTTTATTACGCTGCCAGTTTTGCCATAATCCAGATACTTGGAAAATTGGCACTGGGACAAAACGAACAGCAGAGGATGTATTTAAGGAAGCGATTCGTTATCGTGAATTTTGGGATAACTCTGGTGGTGGAATCACAGTAAGCGGCGGGGAACCGTTACTTCAAATTGATTTTTTAATTGAATTGTTTACACTCTGCAAAAAAGCAGGTGTCCATACTACAATTGATAGCTGCGGTGGCTGTTTTACTCGTGACCCTATCTTCATTTCAAAGCTAGATAAGCTGCTAGCATTAACCGATTTAATCTTGCTTGATATTAAACAGATAGATCCCGAGAAACATCTCAAACTTACTACAAAATCTAATGCACCCGTTCTTGATTTTGCACATTATTTACGTGACAAAAACCAGCCCATTTGGGTTCGCCATGTATTAATTCCAGCAAAAACCGATGACCCAACTGATTTACAAAAACTCCATGATTTCATCTCAAAACTACCCAATGTAAAAAAAGTAGAAGTACTGCCTTATCATACAATGGGTGTTTATAAGTGGGAACAGTTAGGTATTCGCTATCCACTAGAAGGAACCCCTACACCAAACAAAGAGATGATTAAACTAGCTAACAAAATCTTAGAAACTGATAAGTATGCTAAAGTTCAAGTCAATAAAAAGTAA
- a CDS encoding glycerol-3-phosphate responsive antiterminator — protein MKKLQFINQPIIPAARHQKDIEKICQNANIQYFVMLESHIAQLKPLLKLAQRNHKKVLLHADLIAGLKNDDYGVEFLCQEVRPAGIISTRANVVAKAKQQGVFAIQRLFMIDSSAYEKGISFVEKIKPDAIELLPGIIPTEIKKMTTKVSIPIIAGGLITTKKQIDQALAAGAKAITTSNKELWSKSLLKGSDSL, from the coding sequence ATGAAAAAATTACAATTCATAAATCAACCTATTATCCCAGCAGCAAGACATCAAAAAGATATTGAAAAAATTTGTCAAAATGCCAATATACAATACTTCGTCATGCTAGAAAGTCATATTGCCCAGTTAAAGCCGTTACTAAAATTAGCACAACGAAACCATAAAAAGGTTTTATTGCACGCGGACTTAATTGCTGGACTAAAAAATGATGATTATGGCGTTGAGTTTCTTTGCCAAGAAGTAAGACCAGCAGGAATTATTTCAACCCGAGCAAATGTTGTGGCTAAAGCGAAACAACAGGGTGTTTTTGCTATTCAGCGTCTTTTTATGATCGATTCCAGCGCTTATGAAAAAGGGATTTCATTCGTTGAAAAAATAAAACCCGACGCCATTGAGCTTTTACCTGGGATCATTCCAACTGAAATAAAAAAAATGACAACAAAAGTTTCCATCCCAATTATTGCCGGTGGACTTATTACAACAAAAAAGCAAATTGATCAAGCACTTGCTGCTGGAGCTAAAGCCATCACCACTTCAAACAAAGAACTCTGGTCTAAAAGTCTGTTAAAAGGAAGCGATTCGTTATGA
- the mutL gene encoding DNA mismatch repair endonuclease MutL — MPHKIIELTDALSNKIAAGEVVERPSSVVKELLENAIDADSTVIDILIEEAGLNKITVIDNGIGINPEDVPTAFLRHATSKIKNEHDLFHVHTLGFRGEALPSIASVSHLEMTTSTGEGPGTKIILEGGKQKELQSSTSRKGTQIEVSQLFFNTPARLKYLKSLPTELGNITDIINRLALAHPDISFRLSHNGKAILSTNGNGDLRQVIAAIYGVSIAKKAASVHARSLDFTISGYAVLPEINRSNRNYISTIINGRYIKNFALVKAIQEGYHTLLPIGRFPIIILQIEMDPTIVDVNVHPAKLEVRLSKEKELSALITDMLKKAFHKLQLIPEGEISKKQKQDSEQLNMNFDPPKNVEQQDEKPAPVLFQKPNIPDFVPDPDVPVIKEQETLYQSEETLEPAPATKEQVNRMPKMYPIGQMHATYILAQNENGLYIIDQHAAQERIKYEFFREKIGEVARELQELLVPIVLEFSNDEYIRLAEQKAKLEEVGVFLEDFGQNSYIIRSHPTWFPKGEEEEMLRDIIDEAIHSPNISIHKLREDTAIMMSCKKSIKANHYLTNKDMEVLLDTLRAASDPFTCPHGRPVIIQYTTYELEKMFKRVM, encoded by the coding sequence ATGCCTCATAAAATCATTGAACTAACCGATGCACTATCAAATAAAATTGCGGCAGGAGAAGTTGTGGAACGTCCTTCTTCTGTCGTTAAAGAACTACTAGAGAATGCGATTGATGCAGATAGTACGGTTATTGATATCTTAATTGAAGAAGCCGGCTTAAACAAAATCACTGTCATTGACAATGGAATCGGAATCAATCCAGAAGATGTTCCAACGGCTTTTTTACGACACGCAACAAGTAAAATTAAAAATGAACATGACCTTTTTCACGTTCATACCCTTGGCTTTCGCGGTGAAGCTTTGCCAAGTATCGCTTCTGTTTCACATCTAGAAATGACCACGTCAACTGGAGAGGGCCCTGGTACAAAAATTATTCTCGAAGGCGGCAAACAAAAAGAACTACAAAGCAGCACTTCACGTAAAGGGACACAAATTGAAGTGAGTCAGTTATTTTTTAATACACCCGCTCGACTAAAATATTTAAAAAGCTTGCCAACCGAACTTGGTAATATCACAGACATTATTAATCGCTTAGCACTCGCACACCCTGATATCAGCTTTAGACTAAGCCATAACGGCAAAGCCATTTTATCAACAAATGGAAATGGCGATTTACGGCAAGTGATTGCAGCAATCTATGGGGTTTCTATTGCTAAAAAAGCTGCTTCTGTTCATGCGCGTTCCCTTGATTTTACAATTTCCGGTTACGCTGTTCTGCCAGAAATAAATCGTTCAAATAGAAATTATATTTCAACCATCATCAACGGCCGCTACATCAAAAACTTTGCACTAGTTAAAGCAATCCAAGAAGGCTACCATACGCTTTTACCCATTGGCCGTTTTCCGATTATTATTTTACAAATTGAAATGGACCCAACCATTGTTGATGTTAATGTTCATCCAGCAAAACTTGAAGTACGGCTTAGCAAAGAGAAAGAACTTAGCGCTTTAATAACAGATATGCTCAAAAAAGCATTTCATAAATTACAACTCATTCCAGAAGGAGAAATTTCGAAAAAGCAAAAACAAGATTCTGAGCAATTAAATATGAATTTTGATCCTCCTAAAAATGTGGAACAACAAGATGAAAAACCAGCACCCGTACTTTTTCAAAAACCAAATATTCCTGACTTTGTGCCAGATCCAGACGTCCCAGTAATAAAAGAACAAGAAACACTTTATCAATCAGAAGAAACATTAGAGCCCGCACCTGCGACAAAAGAGCAAGTGAATAGAATGCCAAAAATGTACCCCATCGGCCAAATGCATGCGACTTATATTCTAGCGCAAAATGAAAACGGTCTTTATATCATTGATCAACACGCCGCCCAAGAACGGATAAAATATGAATTTTTCAGAGAAAAAATTGGAGAAGTTGCACGCGAATTGCAGGAGTTACTTGTTCCTATTGTCCTTGAATTTTCAAATGATGAATATATACGACTAGCTGAACAAAAGGCAAAGTTAGAGGAAGTTGGCGTATTTTTAGAAGACTTTGGCCAAAATAGTTATATTATTCGTTCACATCCTACCTGGTTTCCAAAAGGAGAAGAAGAAGAGATGCTACGTGATATTATTGATGAAGCTATTCACTCACCAAATATTAGCATTCACAAATTACGCGAAGATACAGCCATTATGATGAGTTGCAAAAAATCAATCAAAGCCAATCATTATTTGACCAATAAAGATATGGAAGTTCTTCTAGATACTCTTCGCGCGGCAAGTGATCCATTTACTTGTCCACATGGTAGACCCGTTATCATTCAGTACACAACTTATGAGCTTGAAAAAATGTTTAAACGCGTGATGTAG
- the mutS gene encoding DNA mismatch repair protein MutS encodes MTEYTPMMKQYLSIKENYQDAFLFFRLGDFYEMFFDDALRASQILEITLTGREGGGTEKIPMCGVPYHSASGYIDTLIEKGYKVAICEQVEDPKTTKGMVKREVVQLISPGMVMDEKGLKEKENNYIASLFIYENKEYGFAYCDLSTGELKSTLLKPEIGRLTNELTTLSVKELVASSNDALIMDETLKEQLGLTLSIYENEEPTEAFTNLIDRSMTLTEKKAISKLLNYLIATQKRDLGHLQKAIHYETNHFMKIDYYSKRNLELSESIRGKGRQGTLLWLLDNTKTAMGARQMKQWIDRPLIDRTMIETRQKDVNELMDHFFERVELVENLKNVYDLERLAGRVAYGNVNARDLIQLRNSLYQIPKIKATLTSMKDAKNLTDLANNLDPCTELTELLERAIIDLPPLSIREGGIIKDGYHQNLDTYRDASRNGKHWIAELEKKERERTNIKSLKVGFNRVFGYYIEVTRANTHLLEEGRYERKQTLANAERYITPELKEKEKLILEAEEKSIELEYQLFTEVREVVKQFIERLQKLAKLISEVDCLQSFAEISEKNHFIRPILSETGKLSIKSGRHPVVEKVMGIQSYVANDCEMNNERELLLITGPNMSGKSTYMRQIALTAICAQIGCFVPAEEATLPIFDQIFTRIGAADDLIAGQSTFMVEMLEAQNAIVNATENSLILFDEIGRGTATYDGMALAQAIIEYIHENVHAKTLFSTHYHELTVLEKTLPNLNNIHVSAVEENGKVVFLHKIKEGPADKSYGIHVAELARLPKALIKRASEILNQLETKNEKTKEKAPRQQETQLAMFPLEETKTDTKQANKILNQIRTLKLMQMTPLDAINKLYELQNKLEDE; translated from the coding sequence ATGACAGAATACACACCAATGATGAAACAATATCTTAGTATTAAAGAAAATTATCAAGATGCCTTTCTGTTCTTTAGATTGGGTGATTTTTATGAAATGTTCTTCGATGATGCACTAAGAGCTTCACAAATTCTAGAAATTACACTTACAGGACGAGAAGGTGGAGGAACAGAAAAAATTCCAATGTGTGGTGTTCCGTATCATTCTGCCAGTGGCTATATTGATACATTAATCGAAAAAGGTTATAAAGTCGCCATTTGTGAACAGGTAGAAGATCCTAAAACAACAAAAGGCATGGTTAAGCGAGAAGTTGTTCAATTAATTTCGCCTGGAATGGTTATGGATGAAAAAGGGTTAAAAGAAAAAGAAAATAATTATATTGCCTCTTTGTTTATCTATGAAAATAAAGAATATGGTTTTGCTTATTGTGATCTATCTACGGGTGAATTAAAATCAACGTTATTAAAGCCAGAAATTGGACGCTTAACAAATGAGTTAACAACGCTTTCAGTTAAAGAACTAGTTGCATCTTCAAATGATGCACTCATCATGGATGAAACACTAAAGGAACAGCTCGGTTTAACCCTTTCTATTTATGAAAATGAAGAACCAACGGAAGCCTTTACAAATCTTATTGATCGATCAATGACATTAACTGAAAAAAAAGCCATCAGCAAACTCTTAAATTACTTAATCGCAACACAAAAACGGGACCTTGGCCATTTACAAAAAGCGATTCATTACGAAACCAATCATTTTATGAAAATAGATTATTATTCAAAGCGCAACCTTGAACTTTCTGAATCCATTCGTGGGAAAGGACGTCAAGGCACACTACTTTGGCTTTTAGATAATACAAAAACTGCCATGGGCGCAAGGCAAATGAAACAGTGGATTGATAGACCTTTAATTGATCGAACAATGATCGAAACAAGACAAAAGGATGTCAATGAATTGATGGATCATTTTTTTGAACGCGTTGAACTTGTAGAAAATTTAAAAAATGTGTATGATTTAGAACGCTTAGCCGGTCGTGTTGCTTACGGGAACGTTAACGCACGCGATTTAATCCAATTGCGTAATTCACTTTATCAAATCCCTAAAATTAAAGCCACCCTGACCTCGATGAAAGACGCTAAAAACCTCACAGACCTGGCAAATAATCTTGATCCATGCACTGAGCTTACAGAATTACTAGAACGAGCCATCATTGATTTGCCACCGCTTTCAATTCGAGAAGGAGGAATTATTAAAGATGGCTATCATCAAAATTTAGACACGTATCGCGACGCCAGCAGAAATGGTAAACACTGGATTGCAGAACTTGAAAAAAAAGAACGCGAACGAACCAATATCAAATCGCTTAAAGTAGGCTTTAATCGAGTATTTGGCTATTATATTGAAGTTACACGTGCCAATACGCATCTGCTTGAAGAAGGGCGCTATGAACGAAAACAAACGCTTGCCAATGCAGAACGCTACATTACACCCGAATTAAAAGAAAAAGAAAAATTAATCCTAGAAGCTGAAGAAAAAAGCATAGAGCTTGAATATCAACTTTTCACAGAAGTCCGTGAAGTCGTTAAACAATTTATCGAACGTTTACAAAAACTAGCGAAACTAATCAGTGAAGTGGATTGTTTACAAAGCTTTGCTGAAATCAGCGAAAAAAATCACTTTATCCGCCCCATATTAAGTGAAACAGGCAAGCTATCGATCAAATCTGGCAGACATCCAGTGGTGGAAAAAGTAATGGGCATCCAGAGTTATGTAGCCAACGATTGCGAAATGAATAATGAACGAGAGCTTCTCTTAATCACTGGACCTAATATGTCTGGTAAAAGCACCTACATGCGTCAAATCGCTTTAACAGCAATCTGTGCGCAAATCGGTTGCTTTGTCCCAGCAGAAGAAGCAACCTTACCGATTTTTGATCAAATTTTTACAAGGATTGGCGCTGCGGATGATTTAATTGCTGGTCAAAGTACCTTTATGGTAGAAATGTTAGAAGCGCAAAACGCGATTGTTAACGCTACAGAAAACAGTTTGATTCTTTTTGATGAAATTGGACGCGGAACAGCCACCTATGACGGGATGGCACTAGCACAAGCAATCATCGAGTATATTCATGAAAACGTTCATGCCAAAACATTATTTTCAACACACTACCATGAGCTAACCGTCTTAGAAAAAACCTTGCCAAACCTAAACAATATTCATGTGAGTGCTGTTGAAGAAAATGGCAAAGTTGTCTTTTTACACAAAATCAAAGAAGGTCCTGCCGATAAAAGTTATGGGATTCATGTGGCAGAACTTGCACGACTTCCAAAAGCTTTAATTAAGCGTGCCAGTGAAATTTTAAATCAGCTTGAAACAAAAAACGAAAAAACAAAAGAAAAGGCACCACGTCAACAAGAAACCCAACTTGCCATGTTTCCACTTGAAGAAACAAAAACAGATACAAAACAAGCCAATAAAATTCTTAACCAAATTCGCACCTTAAAATTAATGCAAATGACACCACTTGATGCGATAAATAAACTTTACGAGTTACAAAATAAATTGGAGGACGAATAA
- a CDS encoding RicAFT regulatory complex protein RicA family protein: MDQKEKIIKQAEQLRDKLAETDEVAFYRTAEARIHENEKIKQKIAAIKDLQKQAVNLEHYQKHEALRQVEQQIKELNEEIDRLPIVTEYRRAQLEANDLIQLLTKEIAKQISQHIEK; the protein is encoded by the coding sequence TTGGATCAAAAAGAAAAAATTATCAAGCAAGCAGAGCAATTACGCGATAAACTTGCCGAAACTGATGAAGTAGCTTTTTACCGGACTGCTGAGGCTCGTATTCATGAAAACGAAAAAATCAAACAAAAAATAGCAGCCATTAAAGATTTACAAAAACAAGCCGTTAATTTAGAGCATTACCAAAAACACGAAGCACTACGTCAAGTAGAACAACAAATTAAGGAATTAAACGAGGAAATAGATCGTTTGCCGATCGTCACTGAATATAGGAGAGCACAATTAGAAGCGAATGATCTCATCCAACTTTTAACAAAAGAGATAGCAAAACAAATCTCGCAACATATTGAGAAATAA
- a CDS encoding TIGR00282 family metallophosphoesterase — MKILFIGDVVGSIGRDAITDYLPKLKQKYKPTVTIINGENAASGRGITEKIYKQFLEQGANAVTLGNHSFDNRDIFEFIDTAKYLVRPANFPNDTTPGSGMVFIKSNDHEVAVINLQGRTFMADLDDPFRKARELIEETKKRTNIIFIDFHAETTSEKEAMGWYLDGQVSAVIGTHTHVQTSDNRILPKGTAYLTDVGMTGPYDAILGMEKEAVIRRFLSSLPTRFEVPKNGRPVLSACLISLDATTGKAKKIERILINEDHPFY, encoded by the coding sequence ATGAAGATTTTATTTATCGGTGATGTCGTTGGTTCGATTGGACGCGATGCAATTACTGACTATTTACCAAAATTAAAGCAGAAATATAAGCCAACTGTCACCATCATTAATGGAGAAAATGCAGCTTCAGGTAGAGGAATCACCGAAAAGATTTACAAACAATTCTTAGAACAAGGTGCAAATGCAGTCACACTAGGCAATCATAGCTTTGACAATCGTGATATTTTTGAATTTATTGATACAGCAAAATATCTCGTTCGCCCTGCTAATTTTCCAAATGATACAACACCAGGATCTGGGATGGTGTTTATCAAAAGTAATGACCACGAAGTCGCTGTGATAAATTTACAAGGACGAACATTTATGGCAGATTTAGATGATCCATTCCGCAAAGCGAGAGAGCTTATTGAAGAGACAAAAAAACGAACGAATATTATTTTCATCGATTTTCATGCGGAAACGACAAGCGAAAAAGAAGCAATGGGATGGTATTTAGACGGACAAGTTTCAGCTGTTATCGGAACACATACTCATGTCCAAACCTCCGATAATCGCATCTTACCAAAAGGCACGGCTTATTTAACTGATGTTGGAATGACAGGACCTTATGATGCTATTTTAGGCATGGAAAAAGAAGCAGTTATAAGACGTTTTCTAAGTTCACTGCCAACGCGTTTTGAAGTACCAAAAAACGGGCGTCCAGTCCTTTCTGCTTGCTTAATCTCACTTGATGCAACGACTGGAAAAGCCAAGAAAATAGAACGCATTTTAATCAATGAAGATCACCCATTTTATTAA
- a CDS encoding GNAT family N-acetyltransferase, with the protein MEITLMKKAHYPLMQQIYQEGIATRNATFEQHVPTFFDWDKKYLNECRLVAVEGKDVLGFAALLPFSSMHSYRGVAELSIYIAEKARGRKIGVALMEHLITESERSGFWTLLSLVFPENKASLHLHDKFGFQKKCTYDKLGEMNGQFRDVILLERRSQMIGSNGK; encoded by the coding sequence ATGGAAATTACATTAATGAAAAAAGCGCATTATCCACTAATGCAACAAATTTACCAAGAAGGAATTGCAACAAGGAACGCAACTTTCGAACAACATGTCCCAACGTTTTTTGATTGGGATAAAAAATATTTAAATGAGTGTCGGTTAGTCGCAGTAGAAGGGAAAGATGTGCTTGGCTTTGCTGCACTTTTACCATTTTCCTCGATGCATAGTTATCGCGGTGTTGCTGAATTAAGCATTTACATTGCAGAAAAAGCACGTGGAAGAAAGATCGGTGTCGCACTTATGGAACATTTAATAACAGAAAGTGAGCGCTCTGGTTTCTGGACGCTTCTTTCATTGGTTTTCCCTGAAAACAAAGCTAGTTTACACTTACATGATAAATTTGGTTTTCAGAAAAAATGTACGTATGATAAACTTGGCGAAATGAATGGACAATTTCGTGATGTCATTTTGCTAGAACGCCGTAGTCAAATGATAGGGAGTAATGGAAAATGA
- the pheA gene encoding prephenate dehydratase, producing MKVAYLGPVASFTHSGAKEAFPHEEMVAKSTIPDCIVALEKSEVDIAIVPIENTIEGSVNVTLDYLFHFSNVPVVAELVLPIAQHVMVHPGNESAWQSVQKVMSHPQGLAQCHRFLQNELYGAEREATPSTAYAAKWVSDHPTKLIAAIAPKMAAKEYHLKIVKENAQDIELNQTRFFVLSRKQVHIPLKQQEEKTSVSVILPNNLPGALHKVLAAFAWRNIDMSKIESRPLKTSLGEYFFFIDLLSNNANKLIENALEEIELLGGKTHILGTYYVYRIDTL from the coding sequence ATGAAAGTGGCTTATTTAGGTCCCGTTGCTTCTTTTACGCATAGCGGGGCAAAAGAAGCATTTCCACATGAAGAAATGGTTGCTAAAAGCACGATTCCTGATTGTATTGTTGCACTTGAAAAGTCAGAAGTAGACATCGCCATTGTCCCAATTGAAAATACAATTGAAGGAAGCGTGAATGTGACACTTGATTACTTATTTCATTTTTCAAATGTACCTGTTGTAGCTGAGCTTGTTTTACCTATAGCACAACATGTTATGGTTCATCCAGGCAATGAATCCGCGTGGCAATCCGTCCAAAAAGTCATGAGCCACCCACAAGGATTAGCACAATGTCATCGTTTTTTGCAAAATGAATTATACGGAGCAGAAAGAGAAGCGACCCCATCAACCGCCTATGCTGCTAAATGGGTAAGCGATCACCCAACTAAACTTATTGCAGCAATCGCTCCGAAAATGGCTGCAAAAGAATATCACCTAAAAATTGTTAAAGAAAATGCGCAAGATATCGAACTAAACCAAACTAGGTTTTTTGTATTAAGCCGAAAACAAGTGCATATCCCATTAAAGCAACAAGAAGAAAAAACATCGGTTAGTGTGATTTTACCGAATAATCTACCTGGTGCACTTCACAAAGTATTAGCCGCGTTTGCTTGGCGAAATATCGATATGAGTAAAATTGAATCAAGGCCACTCAAAACATCACTTGGCGAATATTTCTTTTTCATTGATTTATTATCGAATAATGCCAATAAATTAATTGAAAATGCCTTAGAAGAAATTGAGCTTCTCGGTGGGAAAACACATATTCTTGGCACGTATTACGTTTACCGAATCGATACCTTGTAA